A single window of Poecilia reticulata strain Guanapo linkage group LG10, Guppy_female_1.0+MT, whole genome shotgun sequence DNA harbors:
- the zbtb33 gene encoding transcriptional regulator Kaiso, giving the protein MPSLKLISATDTQYSAAVLKSLNEQRSNGLFCDITIIIQDKKFRAHKTILSASSTYFHQLFAVAGQVIELNFIRPEIFEHILNYIYSSRIIRVRSDMLEELIRAGKILGVKFIANLHSPLSQVKGLSGLSQETGSKSDASTETMPVITESFSISAEEFNQTKKPGGNEEEGDDVVFVSCTDAQTRAASLKANPSDIIDLEKVESENVEPKQSEDSNHVAADAGKAATTPKTNGAKCQVNSSDRSSSNSPATHAQPGSLTPGPTSESTDMLGVHKKQVAVSSQEGDPKIRLLDVSGVSASSAKGTIEAKQTVTLDTGTEIDSLSSGCKVYANIGEDTYDIVQMKEDPGEGGSKPNKGKRALMATPKKAFDQTPLSPTLSPNRKKNKMELDDHYELIMDGKTFYVCAVCKRPYVCITSLRRHFNTHSWEKKYPCRFCNKVFALAEYRTKHEVCHTGERRYQCLLCNDMFQNYQVLSHHCKQVHNQDPSGRKQKDDGDNNLYRLLPCRSKKKSYVTDLPGTPFISEDGSMQEMSPGEMEAMHSSAQSGMYWDDLFTEPGAHMQPDSESPAMSSPTQGPMEFEYITP; this is encoded by the coding sequence ATGCCGAGCCTAAAGCTGATATCTGCAACCGACACGCAGTATTCAGCAGCTGTCCTCAAGTCTCTGAACGAGCAGCGGAGCAATGGCTTGTTTTGTGACATCACCATCATCATACAGGACAAGAAATTCAGAGCGCACAAAACAATCCTGTCGGCCTCCAGCACGTACTTTCACCAACTTTTTGCCGTCGCCGGTCAAGTCATCGAGCTCAACTTCATCCGGCCAGAAATCTTTGAGCACATCCTCAACTACATCTACAGCTCCAGGATCATCCGCGTCCGCTCCGACATGCTGGAGGAACTCATCCGCGCCGGAAAGATCCTGGGAGTGAAGTTTATTGCGAACTTGCATTCGCCACTGTCACAAGTGAAAGGTCTGTCGGGTTTGTCCCAGGAGACGGGAAGCAAGAGCGACGCCTCTACTGAGACTATGCCCGTCATCACAGAGTCCTTCTCCATTTCCGCAGAGGAATTCAATCAGACGAAGAAACCCGGGGGTAACGAGGAGGAGGGCGATGATGTAGTGTTCGTCTCCTGCACCGACGCTCAAACCAGAGCGGCGAGTCTCAAGGCCAACCCTTCTGACATCATCGATTTGGAAAAAGTGGAATCGGAAAACGTTGAACCCAAACAAAGCGAAGATTCGAATCATGTTGCGGCGGATGCAGGAAAAGCAGCCACCACACCGAAAACTAACGGCGCAAAGTGTCAGGTGAACAGTTCGGACCGCAGCTCCAGTAACTCCCCGGCGACGCACGCCCAACCAGGCAGCCTCACACCGGGGCCGACCAGTGAAAGCACCGACATGTTGGGAGTCCACAAGAAGCAAGTCGCTGTTTCATCCCAGGAGGGCGATCCCAAAATACGGCTTCTGGATGTTTCCGGAGTCTCCGCTAGCAGCGCCAAGGGAACTATAGAGGCGAAACAGACGGTGACCCTCGACACCGGCACGGAAATCGATTCGCTTTCATCCGGATGTAAAGTTTATGCCAACATCGGAGAGGACACGTACGACATCGTCCAAATGAAAGAAGACCCAGGAGAAGGAGGATCAAAACCCAACAAAGGAAAAAGAGCTTTAATGGCGACGCCCAAAAAGGCCTTCGACCAGACGCCGCTGTCGCCGACACTCAGTCCGAAcaggaagaagaacaaaatggagCTGGACGACCACTACGAGCTGATCATGGATGGGAAGACTTTCTACGTTTGCGCCGTGTGCAAGCGCCCGTATGTGTGCATCACGAGTCTGCGGCGTCACTTCAACACCCACTCGTGGGAGAAGAAGTACCCGTGTCGCTTCTGCAACAAGGTGTTTGCCCTGGCGGAGTACAGAACTAAACATGAAGTGTGCCACACGGGCGAGAGGCGGTACCAGTGCCTGCTGTGCAACGACATGTTCCAGAACTACCAGGTTCTGTCCCACCACTGCAAGCAAGTCCACAATCAGGACCCGAGCGGCAGGAAGCAGAAAGACGACGGCGACAACAACCTGTACCGCCTGCTGCCGTGCAGGTCGAAGAAGAAGTCATACGTGACTGACCTGCCGGGAACGCCGTTCATATCAGAGGACGGCAGCATGCAGGAGATGAGCCCCGGCGAAATGGAGGCCATGCACTCTTCGGCGCAGAGCGGGATGTACTGGGACGACCTGTTCACCGAGCCGGGCGCTCACATGCAGCCGGACTCCGAGTCGCCGGCGATGAGCTCCCCGACGCAGGGACCCATGGAGTTCGAGTACATCACACCGTAG
- the nkap gene encoding NF-kappa-B-activating protein has translation MPLSDRSSSDGGRDSPNPRARRPRTRSRSRNRSRECSLSPDSFGPKLPKPRNKEREREERERRFKEARNIRRFRIGSPGRSRSRSRSRSRSRDRHNNSTNNNHGHWSEQRDGKHGGFKDDYYYQQQRDDVQRQRQEAFIARRLQERERIGELGCPEVWGYSPRVKEPDSDEFTPVEEDEKNSSSESSSEEEKKKKRKKKKKSKKRKTKKHSEDSELESDSEEEEVKKKKKKKKSKKSKKSKKKKAKKSRKESSDSSSEESEEEEEETGGLMWVEKTGVDENIVGPEAPLTHLSQDDKPLDFGHALLPGEGAAMAEYVKAGKRIPRRGEIGLTSDEIANFEKSGYVMSGSRHRRMEAVRLRKENQIYSADEKRALASFNQEERRKRESKILSSFREMVYRKTKGKEEK, from the exons ATGCCTCTGTCTGACCGGTCCAGCTCCGACGGCGGCAGGGACTCTCCGAATCCTCGGGCCCGGAGACCCCGTACACGATCCCGCAGCCGAAACCGTAGCCGAGAGTGTAGTCTGTCTCCGGACAGCTTTGGGCCCAAACTCCCGAAGCCCCGCAACAAGGAGAGGGAGCGAGAGGAGCGGGAGCGTCGTTTCAAAGAGGCGAGAAACATCCGAAGATTCCGCATCGGGAGTCCCGGTCGGAGCCgctccagatccagatccaggtCCCGGTCCCGGGATCGACACAACAacagcaccaacaacaaccacggCCACTGGTCCGAGCAGCGCGATGGAAAACACGGCGGCTTCAAAGATGACTATTACTACCAGCAGCAGAGGGACGACGTCCAGAGGCAAAGGCAGGAGGCTTTCATTGCCAG GCGTCTCCAGGAGCGGGAGCGGATCGGTGAGCTCGGTTGTCCTGAAGTCTGGGGATATTCTCCAAGAGTGAAAGAACCAGA TTCTGATGAATTCACACCAGTTGaagaagatgagaaaaacagcagctccGAATCCAGCTCAGAGG aggaaaagaagaagaagagaaagaagaagaagaagtcgaAGAAGAGAAAGACCAAGAAACACTCTGAGGACAGCGAGTTGGAATCGGATTCAGaag aagaagaagtgaaaaagaagaaaaaaaagaagaaaagcaagaa GTCGAAGAAgtccaagaagaagaaggcgaAGAAGAGCCGGAAAGAGTCCAGCGACTCCAGCAGCGAAGAGtcggaggaagaggaagaggaaactgGCGGTCTGATGTGGGTGGAGAAAACCGGCGTCGATGAGAACATCGTTGGTCCGGAGGCGCCGCTCACTCATCTGTCACAGGATGACAAACCGCTGGA CTTCGGTCACGCCCTGCTGCCGGGTGAAGGTGCTGCCATGGCGGAGTACGTGAAGGCGGGCAAACGGATCCCCAGAAGAGGAGAAATCGGTCTGACCAGCGACGAGATTGCAAACTTCGAGAAGTCTGGTTACGTCATGAGCGGCAGCAG acATCGTCGTATGGAGGCCGTGCGTCTGAGGAAGGAGAACCAGATCTACAGCGCGGATGAAAAGCGAGCTCTGGCCTCCTTCAaccaggaggagaggaggaaacgCGAGAGCAAGATCCTGTCGAGTTTCAGAGAAATGGTGTACAGAAAAACCAAAGGCAAGGAGGAGAAGTGA
- the ndufa1 gene encoding NADH dehydrogenase [ubiquinone] 1 alpha subcomplex subunit 1 — protein MWYEILPSFGLMTACMIIPGILTTHIHKFTNGGKEKRIARNPWQWYVMERDRRVSGTDQYFNSKGLENIK, from the exons ATGTGGTATGAAATCCTCCCCTCCTTCGGGCTCATGACAGCCTGCATGATCATTCCGGGCATTTTGACCACACACATACATAAGTTCACCAACGGCGGAAAG GAGAAAAGGATCGCCCGGAATCCATGGCAGTGGTATGTGATGGAAAGGGACAGGAGAGTGTCGGGGACGGATCAGTACTTTAACTCCAAG GGACTCGAGAACATCAAGTAA